Part of the Thunnus maccoyii chromosome 17, fThuMac1.1, whole genome shotgun sequence genome, tatgtgtgtgttgtgtgtgtgtgtgtgtgtgtgtgtgtgtgtgtatgtgtgtgttgtgtgtgtgttgtgtgtgtgtgtgtgttgtgtgtatgtgtgtgttgtgtgtgtgttgtgtgtgtgtgtgtgtgtgtgtgtgtgtgtgtgttgtgtgtatgtgtgtgtgtgtgtatgtgtgtgttgtgtgtgtgttgtgtgtgtgtgtgtgttgtgtgtatgtgtgtgttgtgtgtgtgttgtgtgtgtgtgttgtgtgtgtgtgtgtatgtgtgtgttgtgtgtgtgtgtgtgttgtgtgtatgtgtgtgtgtgtgtgtgtgttgtgtgtgtgtgtgtgtgtgtgtgtgtgtgtgtgttgtgtgtatgtgtgtgttgtgtgtgtgtgtgtgtgtgtgtgtgtgtgtgtgtgtgttgtgtgtgtgtgtgtgtgtgtgtgtgttgtgtgttgtgtgtatgtgtgtgttgtgtgtgtgtgtgtgtgtgtgtgtgtgtgtgtatgtgtgtgttgtgtgtgtgttgtgtgtgtgtgtgtgttgtgtgtatgtgtgtgttgtgtgtgtgttgtgtgtgtgtgtgtgtgtgtgtgtgtgtgtgtgttgtgtgtatgtgtgtgttgtgtgtgtgtgtgtgtgttgtgtgtgtgtgtgtgtgtgtgtgtgtgtgtgtgtgttgtgtgtgtgtgtgtgtgttgtgtgtgtgtgtgtgtgtgtgtgtgtgtgtgtgtgtgttgtgtgtgtgtgtgtgtgtgtgtgtgtgtgtgtgtgtgtgtgttgtgtgtgttgtgtgtatgtgtgtgttgtgtgtgtgtgtgtgtgtgtgtgtgtgtgtgtgtgttgtgtgtgttgtgtgtgtgttgtgtgtgtgtgtgtgttgtgtgtatgtgtgtgttgtgtgtgtgttgtgtgtgtgtgtgtgtgtgtgtgtgtgtgtgtgttgtgtgtgtgtgtgtgtgtgtgtgtgttgtgtgtgtgtgtgtgtgtgtgtgtgtgtgtgtgtgttgtgtgtgttgtgtgtatgtgtgtgttgtgtgtgtgtgtgtgtgtgtgtgtgtgtgtgtatgtgtgtgttgtgtgtgtgttgtgtgtgtgtgtgtgttgtgtgtatgtgtgtgttgtgtgtgtgttgtgtgtgtgtgtgtgtgtgtgtgtgtgtgtgtgttgtgtgtatgtgtgtgtgtgtgtatgtgtgtgttgtgtgtgtgttgtgtgtgtgtgtgtgttgtgtgtatgtgtgtgttgtgtgtgttgtgtgtgtgtgtgtgtgtgtgtatgtgtgtgttgtgtgtgtgtgtgtgttgtgtgtgtgtgtgtatgtgtgtgttgtgtgtgtgtgtgtgttgtgtgtatgtgtgtgttgtgtgtgtgttgtgtgtgtgtgtgtgtgtgtgtgtgtgtgtgtgttgtgtgtatgtgtgtgttgtgtgtatgtgtgtgttgtgtgtgtgtgtgtgttgtgtgtgtgtgtgtatgtgtgtgttgtgtgtgtgttgtgtgtgtgtgtgtgttgtgtgtatgtgtgtgtgtgtgtgtgtgttgtgtgtgtgtgtgtgtgtgtgtgtgtgtgtgtgttgtgtgtatgtgtgtgttgtgtgtgtgtgtgtgtgtgtgtgtgtgtgtgtgtgtgttgtgtgtgtgtgtgtgtgtgtgtgtgtgtgtgtgtgtgttgtgtgtgtgtgtgtgtgttgtgtgtgtgtgtgtgtgtgtgtgtgtgtgttgtgtgtatgtgtgtgttgtgtgtatgtgtgtgttgtgtgtgtgtgtgtgtgtgtgtgtgttgtgtatgtgtgtgtgtgttgtgtgtgtgtgtgttgtgtgtgtgtgttgtgtgtgtgtctgttgtgtgtgtgtggtgtgttgtgtgtgtgtgtgtgttgtgtgtatgtgtgtgttgtgtgtgtgttgtgtgtgtgtgtgtgtgtgtgtgtgtgtgtgtgtgtgttgtgtgtatgtgtgtgttgtgtgtgtgtgtgtgtgttgtgtgtgtgtgtgtgtgtgtgtgtgtgtgtgtgtgtgtgtgtgtgtgtgtgtgtgtgtgtgtgtgtgtgtgtgttgtgtatgtgtgtgtgttgtgtgtgtgtgtgtgtgtgtatcagtgagTGTATAAAGATTCAGCCTACAGACATCCAGCCGGACGTCTTCAGCTACTTGTTACACATCATGTACACCGGTTTGTGTCCGAAGCAGCCGGTGGATCAGAGTCGTCTGCAGGAAGGCATCAAGTTCCTTCACGCCTACCAGCTGTGTCGAAAACCCGGTGAGGGCGCCGCCGACGCCGCCACCGACGTGGTCCGCATGTCCAACCTGTACGGCATCCAGATCTCCTCCCAGCTGGCCAACAAGGACGCGGCCGGAGTCCCCAAAACCACCACGGTGGCCCGCGGGGCCCTGGAGGACGGGCACCGGGGGGGGCGGTCTCACTCGCAGCTGTCCCTCGCCGTCGGCCTGGAGGGCGTCCCGTCGGACCGTCAGGCCTCGGCGCTACGCAACGTCTGCTCCGTGGCGTCCGGAGACGACTCGGACATCTCGACGCGCATCAAGCAGGAGCGGGTGGAGGACGAGGAGGCGGAGGACGGCGAGGGGGACGAGGGTCAGGGGGCGGGGTCTCCGTCTCCGGCTCAGGGCAGCAGTCCCAGTCAGAGTCTGCTGTTCAAAGAGCGAGCGCTGGTCCTGCTCTGTCCCCGCTGTGGCGAGCGCTGCTCGTCACCGGAGGGTCTGCGGGAGCACCTGTTCAGCCACGCCCTCGACCCCGCCCGCCTCATGGGGGGGCTGTCGCAGGGCGGCGAGCTGGACACCGGCGGGGAGGAGGGGCCGCCGGGTGGACAGGAGCAGCTGGACGCAGGATGTCTGGAGGAGGCGCTGCGGCAGAGCCAGGCACTCGCCAACCAGCTGGCCGCCGAGCTGAGGAGGAGccgggggggaggaggaggaggaggagggggagggggggggagtaGCCCCGCCCCCGCCGTCCTGCACTCACGCAAACGTAAGATCGCCTGCGCCGTCTGCAGCCTGCGCTTCTCCCACAAGAGCCAGCTGCAGGAGCACATGTACACCCACACGGGCAAACCGTCCCGCTACCACCGCTACAACCGCCTCTGTAGCCAGCTCTTCCAGGCCTCCGCCCACTTCTGCGAGGGCGCCGCAGAGCCCGGCGGAGGGGGCGGGGCCTCGGCCGGCGCCGCCGCTCTGTCGGAGGAAGCCAACAGGGACACGCAGGACAACGGCAGCTCCTGCTACTCGCTGGACTCTGAGATCTCCCAGGAGAGCGTGGACGGCGTGCCAGTCGAGTGACGTCATCAGACGAGAGTTTGTGTTGTCGTGTTTTACGTCCTCGGCCGCCGTACCTGTGCGGGTGTGTTTGATCGTTGTGAGTCGGactgttcacttcctgctgATCATCTTCAAACTGTCAGATCCACTTCATTCTGTCTTTATGGAACTCGACCTGCAGAATTGTGAGAATCCTGATCTTCCGCACCAGCGAACACCTGAAACACCcgaaacacctgaaacacctgaaacacctgaaacacctgaaacacctgagAACAAGAGGATTCACTGAAATGTTCCCTTCGTGTGAAACTGCCGTCAGCGTGATGTAGAGAATCAGAGCTGCtggtcctgtgtgtgtgtgtgtgtgcgtgttgagGAAGCAGCGGTGCCTTGGTGTGGTCATGTGATCgtgtgatcatgtgatcataCGATGGTTTGATTGTGTCGTTGAGCTTCGTCTCCCGTTAAAGACAATCTGAGCTGGAAAACCAGCTTcatttctctgctgtttgtcaGTCTGAAGacgttttcttcttcttcttcttcttcttcttcttcttcttcttcttcttctctgatctcatcagtttgtttgttgttcctTTAAAGGATCAAACCGctgtttttcattaaatatcATCTTTCATACACAGAAAGCAGCTTAATGTTCTTCAGTGAGCgaacaaacagaagaataaagAGCAGacaataaataacagaaaggaataaaataataaggAGAGTCTGCTGCTGGGTGTGTATCTCTAGagacacactgatacacacacacacacacacacacacatgtttaatTAGCCAATCACAGTCAGTTTCTGCCAAAATCAGCCATCAAACAGCCTCATAGCTCAGAAACCAGACGTCAGCGATGAGACTGATGGATGAAATGTGTTCATATGATTTAAAATAAGTTAGCTGAGACAGTTTGAGGAGCTTTTTCTGCGCTTTCAGGTGATTTATTCACAAGAAAATGAGTCCTGTTATAACGGAAGAAACGAGGAGAAGACAAGTTTGTCAACATTTTGATGTATAAACTGGTTATAGAGATCAAATCTGAAactgtccaaaaatgttttaaaatgtaaagtgtGATTCATAAAAAGCAGAGCGGTTATTAAAAGTGTCTTCAGACCGACAGAGTTCTGAGTCTAGTAACAGACGACAGTTTGATTTATATTTGTGAACATCTGTTTGTTCAGACAGATGCTGACGTGTGTTTAATCAGACTGGAGGTTCAGTTTCCTTCCTGCTTCAACGTCATCAAACACAGTTTCTGATCATTATTAACTCTTCATTTCTATAAAGacacaaagtgaaaataaattgttttaatagaatttttaagtgtttgaaactttacttaaaaaaaaggttttattattttaaacattagccaaaaaaatcacatcacaaaaaaatagatcaatacataataatgtgttttattgtgtgagtGATTATCAACGAgcacaaataacaacaataataataacaataagaataataataataatgatgaataatgtaataatgaagTGTCTGTTGACTGGGACCATTTTAACCCCAAACTGGGACCATTTTAACCCCAAACTGGAACCATTTTAACCCCAAACTGGAACCATTTTAACCCCAAACTGGGACCATTTTAACCCCAAACTGGAACCATTTTAACCCCAAACTGGGACCATTTTAACCCCAAACTGGAACCATTTTAACCCCAAACTGGGACCATTTTAACCCCAAACTGGGACCATTTTAACCCCAAACTGGGACCATTTTAACCCCAAACTGGGACCATTTTAACCCCAAACTGATCTGTGATCAGAGGAAAAACTGCGGTTTGGTCCTTTAAAATTTCAAGTTCTCAGCTGGTTTCTTTCTGTGGTCACATGACCCCGTCGCTCATCGATACTGATTATACTCTGCAGGTGTTTATTGATTATTGGTGATGAATGTTTGAGTCGTGACGTCgtcttttttctgtgtttcgCTGTAAAACAACGTTTGTGTTGAGATGTTTTCTACTTAGACGTCTGTTTTTTCATCGATGGAACAGTAAagttttgtaaataaatgtctttttccaCCAATCACACGAAGCGCTGCTGTTTGAACTGAACGCATCATTACTGTGTTAATTTCAATTTCcaagaaatataataataacaataagaacacaataataataataattattattattattataaactttATGTCTGTAGCACAGTTGATGCATAAATGCAACATAAAGTGTTTTATAGAAAAATTAATGATTGTTGACATTTACAATGAAATAaggataaaagcagaaaaacaacatagtaataataacaacaacaacaacaataataataataattaaagctgtaagcagcgttgaacgggtCGAAGTCGAAGGTCTTCtgtgacgggcatgtagatgttttcagacccggctgtgttcagacagtgaagaaggagataaactgttttgcctgctgctggagctgctttACTGgaatttcgtagggggcgctattcatccagtttacatcactgatggaatattgtcatgtagacgtgttcaggccgggactcttatcaaacatgtaaagtttggtgcagactggagcatttacaataaagttatagcagcttcctctgtcatggtgaaacatcaaatctcaacggtgtgaggatgagagtttcctgcagggtgagacatgtctgtctcgctcacaccgGTGTCATCTAAATTATACAAGTTTTGggtccattcacttgaatttcaattagtaaacaaaactcttgatgagtttgtgtgtaaaacaaattaatttaattttcatcaagtaaagacttttaacccacatgacctggtcaaagtgtgattgacatgtgtcctgtcaggtgtgtagagacaataagtaactgatactcatatatttgaatggagagtgtgagtgaaccgctaggtgctcgggtcctaataaaggaaaaactgcagtacagagctactaatgttatttttgattttatttttctgcagcactttatcactaaactgtcactctcactccattttttccctcataggtcatccccactactgaattatacatataagacctataattattgtaaaataaatgataataacaccaaacttcatacaaagtttgtatataatgtactgtatgtatataggcctttctgctgtatcctacaaaaatgagctgcattcaacccccacacccacccctcccctttcttccctcctaTTCTCTATATTGACAGGCCgtttgcagacttcctgttgggtttagGTCAAGGTTGTCAGTGTAggatttgtaggtcttgatgagacgaataattgagttttggtttgatctctctacaacattcctacgGGCATGGCAGCCAtattagttacataggtggcactctagagcacattttggcacattgggggttaatttttattttatcaaatatgtgtgccaaatttggtaagtttttgagcatgtttagggggtcaaatttagggttaagtggcgtaataataaagaaagaagaaagacacaaacacatgaaatacaagaGGGCCTTCGCCCTTTGGCCTCGGGTCctaattaaaacatgatgtGTCGACTTTAAAAtctttgaaagaaaaacatgaacaaacttCATataaagtttgtatataatgtactgtatgtatataggcctttctgctgtatcctacaaaaatgagctgcattcaacccccacaccagtggcggctggtgactcaaaaaattagggaggacaggaggaaaaccaacataccgcatcaaactattgttttattggcatataaaattgtccCACCTGATTTCAGGTGggacaattttatatgccaataaaacaatttgcttgagtggtgtaaaggctgcttctttaaagacatttagcatttaaacaaagaagagctcatttcagccatggactggttcagatgtgtcattttaccaacaaagttaaattcaagtttatagtattgttctattgtgacaacagatttatgttctcatcaaaaacagacaacatgtcacatgatttacatgtgtttcctgtgtattttctcagtatacagaaatatataaagtagcacaaagcttataatgtgatacaggttcagatcagtgctgaatactagaaagactgaacactaaaaacattcacagatctaaaagtgaaggttcacatcagaaagtattaatgcatgtatcaaatacatgacttacacactctcaTCTATATGTAcgatatataaaatatagtctacaaagctgacatgttaacactagaggttcggatcgtatcacggatttgagtcacagatcagatcattattaggatcagcgtttttctatttattctgtaacacactaacagccagaaacagcaatgaacttttgcccatggtcttaaatggaaacaacatttaagatgtctaatgtttaaataaaataaaatataatatatgaaatattcgATGCTCAGTTATTGCAGTATGAGGCATGAAACATtcttcttttaaacagtgaatgaaacagtttctgtccacatcatcaaaacttgatgataacttagaaacatgaacacacgtctcgtcctgcagcttgttgaacgagccgccaaacaaacaaacagctaacatcagttagcagctagatgctaattagcttctcagctgcagcacattaaacaggtCAGGTTTGGTTCGatctctacgacattcctacaggccgtagcggccattttagttacataggtggcgctagagagcacattttggcactttgggcatttggcatttttacattttatcaaatttttcagcagacctgatgtgtgtgccaaatttggtgagtttgaGCATctttagggggtcaaatttaggtctgaagtggcgtaataataaagaacgaaagaaagaagaaagaaacaaacaggaaataaaagaggATCAAATAATAACAGCGCAAGATTCTTCTTTTATAAATCATCTGGTTTTAAAGCAGAAACGTCTCTGAtagatttttatgaatcagtTGTGATTCTGTCCAGCAGGTGTCAGCAGAGAGCTGAGCAGACAGCTGACCAGAGGCATTCTGGGAAACTGAGTCTTCACACTGAGGATTCAACAGCAcagaatatgaatattaatTTAGTTCTGTTAACATTAAACATCAAGAGGTTTGAATTATGTGTTACAACGTCAGGAGAATTAATTACTCTAATAATTCAacttttcttcttattattgCAACTTTATTCTCAAtaaattttaactttttcttttaacttcacatcatatttcatcttaaattacagcagcaacactgaaTGTTTAGATTCCTCATAATTCATCctaatatttttcattcataaattcacaagaaaaaaacatcatataatGAGAATAATGCTGTAATTTTACAACAAATAATTATTGAATATTCTGTAAAAgcaatttattaattttgttgtgatattttgacttttcttgTTAAACAGCAGCTTTATTCTCACAttagtttttacatgttttacatccCATAATATGCcacatgttgaaaataaagatgtaatgtttacaaaccaaacaaccactttatatttataatatttagatttttgtgatattgttataattataaatGTTTCCACATAATATATTGAAGAATAACtgaaacatagaaaaaaaaataataatattatataaaatattttattctgtcaATATTTTGACTCAGTGGATATTTTGgagaaaaggtcaaaggtcaccagAGTCAgaaataataatctaataagaATAATGACACACAGCTCATCATGCAgtgagctaactgctaacatgctaacatgctagcgctagccagcaaaaacaacaacaatacaaacgatgatgatgatgagatgaagagcaaaagatcagagaaaaatatttcataaaacctTCATGTCCACAAACTCTGAAACACgtctcttcatcatcttcatcagcttcatcatcttcatcagcttcatcatcacTGAGAGACATAATACAAgttcatattattttattaaacacaaCAGCAGTTCAATCTCATAACAAAtaaacttaataataataaatataatataataaacataaacatcaagatcatataaatattttaaaataagcaaaaaataaataaacaacatattaaaaataattttaaaaacttcaTCTCAATGAAACTAATCTAAGGATTTATTAAAGGTATCAGTTGTGTCTCACCTGTCGGAGGTGTCGGAGGATCTGATTGGTCGGCTGCAGGCTGACTGGAGCCTCTTGTTGCTTAGGGACACATCGATGTATTTTTACCCTCCATCGCTATAGAAACAAAAGCTGCTGAGCTTCTTCTTCACACCTTTAAAAATAGACGACGACATGTGACGACACATttgtcagagagcagagtcCGCTGCTGCAGCTCCGATCAATAACCGATCAATAACTGATCAATAACCGATCAATAACTGATCACTTATCATATGTGTCAGTCGTCcctcatttatcatttatccaTCCAACGTTTAATAAACACCTTCGTTCATCAGATgagaagaaacaacatttattaAAGAGTGAACGAAGGACAGCAGGTGATCCTGATACACAGGTAACCAAGGTAACCACGGCAGGTAACCAATCAGCATCCACATGAAACACGTCAaagttaaaaagcctttaatataaaaacaaacatccagaCACATTCAGtatcagatactttactgcagtaaaagtacataagtattatgagcttgatgtagttaaagtattgcagtaaaagtacataagtattatgagcttgatgtagttaaagtattgcagtaaaagtacataagtattatgagcttgatgtagttaaagtattgcagtaaaagtacataagtattatgagcttgatgtagttaaagtattgcagtaaaagtagtggtttggtccctctgactgatatattattatatatgacatcattagattattaatagtgaagcatcagtgttagagcagcatgttactgttgtagctgctggaggtggagctagtttacactactttatatacagttagctagtttagtccagtggttcccaacctaggggtcgggcccctccaaagggtcagcagataaatctgaggggtggtgagatgattaatgggagaggaaagaagaaaaaacaaagttctgatacacaaatctgttttcagtttttggactttttctctaatctttgatttttgctgaaatattggatcatttgaacatttattgaaatgaaagcatgtgagaagttcagagggaaaaatcactatttggtggagctgttaacaactcatagacatgtgaaatgtgaccccgactacacactgctttttgtaagacgtcaaaagacaaaaaggttggaaaccactggtttcatctttaacaatgtgttgtattttaaaagcttgttatattatccattgtgtcaaatcttcatctgaaaagtaactaaagctgtcaaataaatgtagtggagtagaaagtacaatatttccctctgac contains:
- the zbtb25 gene encoding zinc finger and BTB domain-containing protein 25, which codes for MEVSAHSLFLLQQLNVQREFGFLCDCTVAIGNVYFKAHRAVLAAFSNYFKMIFIHQSSECIKIQPTDIQPDVFSYLLHIMYTGLCPKQPVDQSRLQEGIKFLHAYQLCRKPGEGAADAATDVVRMSNLYGIQISSQLANKDAAGVPKTTTVARGALEDGHRGGRSHSQLSLAVGLEGVPSDRQASALRNVCSVASGDDSDISTRIKQERVEDEEAEDGEGDEGQGAGSPSPAQGSSPSQSLLFKERALVLLCPRCGERCSSPEGLREHLFSHALDPARLMGGLSQGGELDTGGEEGPPGGQEQLDAGCLEEALRQSQALANQLAAELRRSRGGGGGGGGGGGGSSPAPAVLHSRKRKIACAVCSLRFSHKSQLQEHMYTHTGKPSRYHRYNRLCSQLFQASAHFCEGAAEPGGGGGASAGAAALSEEANRDTQDNGSSCYSLDSEISQESVDGVPVE